The following are from one region of the Prevotella communis genome:
- a CDS encoding trans-sulfuration enzyme family protein codes for MNKQTVAINNPFVRPDVYGALAVPVYNNVAFEFDDAAEMADAFCNRIKAPDYARVENPTVTNFEQRVKALTGADHVTAFNSGMAAISNTLLAVTAQGRNIVSSHHLFGNTLALISTTLKRFGVEPRLRDLTNLEAVAEAIDDKTCAVFLEVVTNPQLEVANLKAIAEIAHKKGVPVIADSTVIPFTETNLKALGVDVEVVSSTKYLSGGGTSLGGLVIDYGTFPEINKRVKYELLFNLGAYMTPQAAYMQTLGLETLDVRYQRQASNALWLAHELSKVVKVNYVGLENNPYHALALQQFGPTAGAMFTIDLASKEACFRFLNRLQLVHRATNLFDSRTLAIHPASTIFGNFPEEQLAEMDVRQTTIRLSIGLEDKEDILADIKQALG; via the coding sequence ATGAACAAACAGACAGTTGCAATCAACAACCCTTTTGTACGGCCAGATGTCTATGGAGCACTGGCCGTACCTGTGTATAATAATGTTGCTTTTGAATTTGATGATGCTGCAGAGATGGCGGATGCTTTCTGTAACCGTATCAAGGCACCAGACTATGCTCGTGTGGAAAATCCCACGGTGACAAATTTCGAGCAGCGAGTGAAGGCATTGACGGGTGCCGACCACGTGACGGCCTTCAACTCGGGCATGGCTGCCATCAGTAACACGCTGTTGGCCGTGACCGCACAGGGCCGGAATATCGTATCGTCGCATCACCTCTTTGGCAATACGCTGGCTCTTATCTCCACCACGCTGAAGCGCTTTGGCGTGGAACCGCGACTGCGCGATCTCACCAACCTGGAGGCTGTGGCCGAGGCTATCGACGACAAGACTTGTGCCGTGTTTCTGGAGGTGGTGACCAATCCGCAGTTGGAGGTAGCCAACCTGAAAGCGATAGCAGAGATAGCCCATAAGAAGGGGGTACCTGTGATAGCCGACTCTACCGTCATTCCCTTTACGGAGACAAATCTAAAAGCGCTGGGTGTTGATGTGGAGGTGGTGTCGAGCACCAAGTATCTCTCGGGTGGCGGCACCTCGCTGGGCGGACTCGTCATTGACTATGGCACCTTCCCTGAGATTAATAAGCGGGTGAAATATGAGCTGCTCTTCAACCTAGGTGCCTATATGACGCCACAGGCCGCCTATATGCAGACATTGGGACTGGAAACGCTCGACGTGCGCTATCAGCGTCAGGCCAGCAACGCCCTGTGGCTGGCACACGAGCTGAGTAAGGTGGTGAAGGTCAACTATGTGGGGTTGGAAAACAATCCCTACCACGCCCTCGCCCTGCAGCAGTTCGGCCCTACTGCAGGTGCTATGTTCACCATCGACCTGGCATCGAAAGAAGCATGTTTCCGTTTCCTGAACCGCTTGCAACTGGTACATCGTGCCACCAACCTCTTTGACAGTCGCACGCTGGCTATCCATCCTGCCTCGACCATCTTTGGCAACTTCCCTGAGGAGCAGCTGGCAGAGATGGACGTACGTCAGACCACCATCCGTCTCTCCATCGGATTGGAAGATAAAGAAGATATTCTTGCCGACATCAAACAAGCACTTGGTTGA
- a CDS encoding anaerobic sulfatase-maturation protein, translating to MIAPFSHPMYVMTKAVGASCNMTCEYCYYTEKKHLYRDDARQVMSDEVLERFTRQYIEAQTMNEILFTWHGGEPLLRPISFYEKAIRLQQQYGRGKTINNCFQTNGTLINDEWAAFFKRHNMLVGVSIDGPEPFHDAYRRSRGGEPTFHQVMRGIEILNRHGVDWNAMAVVNNLNAEAPLAFYHFFKEIGCHYIQFTPVVERIKGHEDGRHLASLADEEALSLAPFSVTPGQWGRFLCEIFDEWVRQDVGTYFIQLFDATLANYAGVAPGVCAMAESCGHAGVMEYNGDLYSCDHFVFPEYRLGNIRQQTLTEMLYGPRQTAFGINKKATLPQQCRECKHLNICHGECPRNRFMKDRYGNPGLNWLCAGYRQFFDHSAPYFAFMKQELDNDRAPANVMHYTF from the coding sequence ATGATTGCCCCTTTCTCACATCCCATGTATGTGATGACAAAGGCTGTAGGCGCATCATGTAATATGACATGCGAATACTGCTACTATACGGAGAAGAAGCATCTGTATAGGGACGACGCGCGTCAGGTGATGAGCGACGAGGTGCTGGAGCGGTTCACACGTCAGTATATCGAGGCGCAGACCATGAACGAGATTCTCTTTACCTGGCATGGAGGAGAACCACTGCTGCGTCCCATCAGTTTCTACGAGAAGGCTATCCGTCTGCAACAGCAGTATGGCAGGGGTAAGACTATCAACAACTGTTTTCAGACCAACGGTACGCTGATTAACGATGAATGGGCGGCATTCTTCAAGCGTCACAACATGCTGGTGGGCGTTTCGATAGACGGTCCCGAGCCTTTTCACGATGCCTATCGCAGGAGTCGGGGCGGAGAACCAACGTTCCATCAGGTGATGAGGGGCATTGAGATACTCAACAGGCACGGGGTGGACTGGAACGCGATGGCGGTGGTCAACAACCTGAATGCGGAGGCGCCGCTGGCATTCTATCATTTCTTCAAGGAGATAGGCTGTCACTATATCCAGTTTACGCCCGTGGTGGAACGTATCAAGGGCCACGAGGACGGCCGGCATCTGGCATCGCTGGCCGATGAGGAGGCGCTGTCGCTGGCTCCTTTCTCGGTCACGCCCGGGCAATGGGGACGATTCCTTTGTGAGATATTCGACGAATGGGTACGGCAGGATGTAGGCACGTATTTCATACAGTTGTTTGACGCCACACTGGCCAACTATGCAGGCGTAGCGCCTGGTGTATGCGCCATGGCTGAGAGTTGCGGTCATGCCGGTGTGATGGAGTACAACGGCGACCTGTACAGCTGCGACCACTTCGTATTCCCAGAATACCGGTTGGGCAACATCCGCCAGCAGACGCTCACGGAGATGCTCTACGGCCCACGGCAAACGGCCTTTGGCATCAATAAAAAAGCGACACTGCCTCAGCAATGCCGCGAATGCAAACACTTGAATATATGTCATGGAGAATGTCCAAGAAACCGATTCATGAAGGACCGTTACGGCAACCCTGGACTGAACTGGCTATGCGCCGGCTATCGACAGTTCTTTGACCACTCAGCCCCCTATTTCGCGTTTATGAAACAGGAGCTGGACAACGACAGGGCGCCTGCCAACGTGATGCACTACACATTCTGA
- a CDS encoding MalY/PatB family protein: MSIQYDFDKIIDRTGSGDLKHEVLQERYGRSDLLPLWVADMDFETPRFITDALRQRLEHSLFGYTVVPDALWTSITQWIQDHHQWEVRREWLTYIPGIVKGIGMAVNVFVKEDEKVIIQPPVYHPFRLTPEGNGRKVVYNPLKEVNGTYEMDFEQLAEVVDDKCRLLILSNPHNPAGICWSRETLQRLAHFCYEHHIIVISDEIHADMALFGHQHVPFASVSDEAAQISITFGAPSKTFNIAGIVSSYAIVPNDSLRRRFYTWLEANELNDPPLFSPIATIAAYTQQGEDYRRQMLGYIEENIRFVEDYCREHLPGIKPWRPQASFLVWLDCRDLGLSHDALVDLFVNRAHLALNDGAMFFAKQSGNDGSGFMRLNVGTPRAILRQALEQLRAAVSQNV, from the coding sequence ATGAGTATACAATACGATTTCGATAAAATTATAGACCGTACGGGCAGTGGCGACCTGAAGCACGAAGTGCTGCAAGAGCGCTATGGCCGCAGCGACCTGCTGCCCCTGTGGGTGGCCGACATGGATTTTGAGACACCCCGTTTCATTACGGATGCGCTGCGCCAGCGACTGGAGCACTCGCTCTTTGGCTACACGGTGGTACCCGATGCGCTGTGGACCAGCATCACTCAGTGGATTCAGGACCACCACCAGTGGGAGGTGAGACGTGAGTGGCTCACCTATATACCTGGCATCGTGAAGGGCATCGGTATGGCTGTCAACGTGTTTGTGAAGGAGGATGAGAAAGTGATTATCCAGCCACCCGTATATCACCCCTTCCGACTGACGCCTGAGGGCAACGGACGTAAGGTGGTGTATAACCCGTTGAAAGAAGTCAACGGCACCTATGAGATGGACTTCGAACAATTGGCCGAGGTCGTCGACGACAAGTGCCGCCTGCTGATTCTGAGTAATCCGCACAACCCTGCCGGTATCTGCTGGTCCAGGGAGACGCTGCAGCGCCTGGCCCATTTCTGCTATGAGCACCATATCATTGTGATATCCGACGAGATACATGCGGATATGGCACTCTTTGGCCATCAGCACGTGCCCTTCGCTTCTGTGAGCGATGAGGCTGCCCAGATCAGCATCACCTTTGGTGCCCCGTCAAAGACGTTTAATATCGCCGGCATCGTGAGCAGCTATGCCATCGTGCCCAACGACTCGCTGCGCCGTCGGTTCTACACCTGGCTGGAGGCCAACGAGCTCAACGACCCGCCACTCTTCTCGCCTATCGCCACCATTGCGGCCTATACGCAGCAGGGTGAGGACTATCGTAGGCAGATGCTCGGCTATATCGAGGAGAATATCCGCTTCGTAGAGGACTACTGTCGCGAGCATCTGCCAGGCATAAAACCCTGGCGTCCTCAGGCTTCGTTCCTGGTGTGGCTCGACTGTCGCGACTTGGGACTCAGTCACGATGCACTCGTAGACCTCTTTGTCAACCGTGCCCATCTGGCCCTGAACGACGGGGCGATGTTCTTTGCAAAACAAAGCGGTAATGACGGCTCTGGCTTCATGCGTCTCAACGTCGGCACACCCCGTGCTATCCTCCGTCAGGCGCTGGAGCAGTTGCGAGCGGCAGTCTCTCAGAATGTGTAG
- a CDS encoding O-acetylhomoserine aminocarboxypropyltransferase/cysteine synthase family protein yields the protein MAQNKNYRFETLQLHVGQEQADPATDARAVPIYQTTSYVFRNSQHAADRFGLRDAGNIYGRLTNSTQGVFEDRVAALEGGVAGLAVASGAAAITYALQNIVQAGDHIVAADNLYGGSYNLITHTLATQGISNTIINVNDLDALEAAIKPNTKVVYAETFGNPNSDVLDLEGVAAVAHKHGIPFIVDNTFGTPYLIRPLEHGADIVVHSATKFLGGHGTSLGGVIVDGGKFDWKQNDKFPTLSKPDPSYHGIVFADAVGAAAYVTRIRAVVLRDTGAAISPFNAFILLQGVETLSLRVERHVENALKVVDFLAKHPKVAAVHHPALENHHDHALYQKYFPNGGGSIFTFEVKGGQEEAWKFIDALQIFSLLANVADVKSLVIHPYTTTHSQLSPEELAEQHITPSTIRLSIGTEHIDDIIEDLSQALDKIDN from the coding sequence ATGGCACAGAACAAGAATTACCGTTTCGAGACTTTGCAACTCCACGTAGGCCAAGAACAGGCTGACCCCGCAACCGACGCCCGCGCCGTGCCCATCTATCAGACCACGTCGTATGTGTTCCGTAACTCACAGCATGCTGCCGACCGCTTCGGTCTGCGCGATGCAGGTAATATCTATGGTCGTCTGACCAACTCTACTCAGGGCGTGTTTGAAGACCGTGTGGCTGCCCTCGAGGGAGGTGTGGCTGGTCTGGCTGTGGCTTCTGGTGCCGCTGCTATCACCTATGCCCTGCAGAATATTGTGCAGGCTGGCGATCATATCGTAGCTGCCGACAACCTCTATGGTGGCTCTTACAACCTGATAACCCATACGCTGGCTACACAGGGCATCTCTAACACGATTATCAACGTGAACGACCTCGACGCCCTGGAAGCAGCAATCAAACCCAACACAAAAGTAGTATATGCCGAGACCTTCGGCAACCCCAACAGTGATGTGCTCGACCTGGAAGGCGTGGCAGCAGTAGCCCACAAGCACGGCATCCCCTTTATTGTCGATAACACCTTTGGTACACCTTATCTCATCCGTCCGTTGGAGCATGGTGCAGACATTGTTGTGCATTCTGCTACCAAGTTCCTGGGCGGCCACGGCACCAGCCTCGGTGGTGTGATTGTAGATGGCGGTAAGTTTGACTGGAAGCAGAACGATAAGTTCCCCACGCTCTCTAAGCCCGATCCCTCGTACCATGGCATCGTATTCGCTGATGCAGTAGGTGCTGCCGCTTACGTCACCCGTATCCGTGCCGTTGTTCTGCGCGACACCGGTGCCGCTATCTCACCTTTCAACGCTTTTATCTTGTTGCAGGGTGTTGAGACACTGAGTTTACGTGTGGAGCGTCATGTAGAGAATGCTCTGAAGGTTGTTGATTTCCTGGCTAAGCATCCCAAGGTGGCTGCCGTACATCATCCTGCCCTTGAGAATCACCATGACCATGCCCTCTATCAGAAGTATTTCCCCAATGGTGGTGGCAGCATCTTTACCTTCGAGGTCAAGGGTGGTCAGGAAGAGGCCTGGAAGTTTATTGATGCCCTGCAGATCTTCTCACTGCTTGCTAATGTGGCCGATGTGAAGAGTCTGGTGATCCATCCCTACACCACCACTCACTCACAGCTCTCGCCCGAGGAACTGGCCGAACAGCACATCACGCCTTCAACCATCCGTTTGAGTATTGGTACGGAGCATATTGATGATATCATTGAAGATTTGTCACAGGCACTGGACAAAATTGATAATTGA
- a CDS encoding response regulator transcription factor: MNYILADNQELTRFALENLLQQDETAVVYRAFDKAGLVALLKEHESAIVILDYTLFDFTDEDQLLIVAERFALSHWVLLSEDLTSRFLRRVVYSSHQFSVVFKDGPMQEVREALQSASRHNRYISQRALEAIISQQQEEDEQPSVLTNTETEIVKAIAQGKTTKEIASERFSSVHTITTHRKNIFRKLGVNTAHEVVKYALRAGLIDSSEFYI; encoded by the coding sequence ATGAATTATATCTTAGCAGACAATCAGGAATTGACTCGTTTTGCGTTGGAAAATCTACTCCAACAGGACGAAACAGCAGTAGTGTATCGTGCATTCGACAAGGCCGGACTGGTGGCCTTGCTCAAAGAGCATGAGAGTGCCATTGTGATTCTAGACTACACGCTGTTTGATTTCACCGACGAGGATCAACTCCTGATTGTCGCTGAGCGTTTCGCTTTATCTCATTGGGTGCTTCTCAGCGAAGATCTGACTTCCCGTTTCCTGCGTCGTGTAGTCTATTCGTCACATCAGTTTAGTGTCGTCTTTAAGGATGGACCCATGCAGGAGGTCCGTGAGGCTCTGCAATCGGCTAGTCGTCATAACAGATATATCAGCCAGCGTGCGCTGGAGGCTATTATCAGTCAGCAGCAGGAGGAGGACGAGCAACCCAGTGTGCTGACAAATACTGAAACCGAGATTGTGAAGGCCATTGCTCAGGGAAAGACCACGAAGGAGATTGCCAGTGAGCGTTTTTCGAGTGTTCACACAATTACTACCCATCGTAAGAATATCTTCCGTAAGCTTGGTGTAAACACTGCTCATGAGGTTGTGAAATATGCGTTGCGAGCGGGACTTATTGACTCGTCAGAGTTCTATATATAA